The proteins below come from a single Pradoshia eiseniae genomic window:
- a CDS encoding YqzM family protein, translated as MNEFEKNVQSKTNDVSDSIVGVTVSFGFFATMFIIAVVIQLIGG; from the coding sequence ATGAACGAGTTTGAAAAGAACGTCCAATCAAAAACGAATGATGTCTCAGATTCCATCGTGGGAGTCACAGTTTCATTCGGATTTTTTGCGACCATGTTTATTATCGCCGTAGTAATCCAATTAATCGGCGGCTAA
- the yqeH gene encoding ribosome biogenesis GTPase YqeH encodes MGGLELTNEEISCIGCGVTIQSEDKNKIGYAPASSLEKDQVICQRCFRLKHYNEVQDVSLTDDDFLKILNGIGQKDALIVKLVDIFDFNGSWLPGLQRFVGKNPVVLIGNKSDLLPKSVKHKKLIDWMKGMAKELGLQPVDVMLVSGAKGQGIEDAMKRIDELREGRDVYVVGCTNVGKSTFINRIIKQGSGVENVITTSHFPGTTLDIIEIPLDDERALVDTPGIINHHQMAHFVGKQDLKTITPKKEIKPRVFQLNAGQTLFFGGLARFDFVQGERNSFTCYLSNELDIHRTKLEKADELYKKHAGELLVPPGPKDIEDFPPLVGQEFSIKEGKTDIVFSGLGWVTVNQPGAIVKAYVPKGVQVSIRKSLI; translated from the coding sequence ATGGGAGGACTAGAATTGACAAATGAAGAAATCAGCTGTATTGGCTGCGGAGTGACCATACAGTCAGAAGATAAGAATAAAATCGGATACGCACCGGCCTCATCCTTGGAGAAAGATCAGGTGATCTGCCAGCGCTGTTTCCGTTTGAAGCATTATAATGAGGTGCAGGATGTTTCTTTAACGGATGATGATTTCCTGAAAATCCTAAATGGAATCGGGCAGAAGGATGCCTTAATCGTTAAGCTCGTTGATATATTTGATTTTAACGGAAGCTGGCTTCCGGGTCTGCAGCGTTTTGTCGGGAAGAATCCTGTTGTCTTAATTGGGAACAAGAGTGACTTGCTTCCTAAATCAGTCAAACACAAAAAATTGATTGATTGGATGAAGGGGATGGCAAAGGAGCTAGGATTGCAGCCGGTTGACGTCATGCTTGTGAGCGGTGCGAAGGGACAAGGTATCGAGGATGCGATGAAGCGCATTGACGAACTCCGCGAGGGCCGAGACGTGTATGTCGTTGGCTGCACAAATGTGGGCAAATCAACGTTCATCAACCGTATCATTAAGCAGGGCAGCGGGGTAGAGAACGTTATTACAACTTCTCATTTCCCAGGAACGACGCTAGATATCATTGAAATCCCGCTTGATGATGAGAGAGCCTTGGTTGACACGCCGGGAATCATTAACCACCATCAAATGGCCCACTTTGTCGGGAAGCAAGATTTGAAAACCATCACGCCGAAAAAAGAGATCAAGCCAAGAGTGTTCCAGCTTAACGCCGGTCAGACCCTCTTCTTTGGAGGCTTGGCTCGTTTTGATTTTGTTCAGGGTGAGCGAAATTCATTTACATGTTATTTATCGAATGAACTTGATATTCATCGCACGAAGCTTGAAAAAGCGGACGAATTATATAAAAAGCATGCCGGTGAGCTGCTTGTGCCTCCAGGACCAAAAGACATAGAAGATTTTCCGCCGCTTGTTGGCCAGGAGTTTTCTATTAAAGAGGGAAAAACAGATATCGTATTTTCCGGACTTGGCTGGGTAACAGTCAACCAGCCGGGGGCTATTGTGAAAGCCTATGTGCCTAAGGGAGTACAGGTGAGCATTCGTAAATCATTAATCTAA
- the holA gene encoding DNA polymerase III subunit delta: MVTDLWNSIKSGRFSPVYLLYGEEEYFIKETKKLICEYALADEDAEFNLATIDLEETPVEVAIEEMETLPFMGERRVVILHNPSFLTAERKKEKVEHDLKRLEGYLANPSPTTIAVFIAPYPKLDERKKITKELKRNAAVLESKPLYERDLAKWIGNHTKSLGVTISQDGIEALLALTGNHLMMAATELEKLALYAANEQVIDGAMVDKLVPKNFDQNVFDLVDYILNGQKKKAVELYKELLMQKEEPIRILAAIARQYRIILQVKKLSSQGYGQMQIASKLKMSPYPVKLALKRINHFSEKSLLRVLGQLAELDYRMKTGLGDKEIQLELFILQS, from the coding sequence TTGGTCACTGATTTGTGGAATTCTATTAAAAGCGGACGATTCAGTCCAGTCTATTTGTTATATGGAGAAGAAGAGTATTTCATTAAAGAGACAAAGAAGCTCATTTGCGAGTATGCTTTGGCAGATGAGGATGCTGAATTTAATCTCGCTACGATTGATTTAGAGGAGACACCGGTGGAGGTCGCTATTGAGGAGATGGAAACATTGCCCTTCATGGGAGAGCGCCGTGTCGTCATCCTTCATAATCCCTCCTTTTTGACAGCTGAGCGCAAAAAAGAAAAGGTGGAGCATGATCTGAAACGTCTTGAAGGCTATTTAGCTAACCCATCCCCAACGACAATTGCTGTCTTCATTGCACCGTATCCTAAATTGGACGAGCGTAAGAAAATCACGAAGGAATTGAAGCGTAATGCAGCAGTACTTGAATCGAAGCCATTGTATGAAAGGGATTTGGCAAAATGGATTGGCAATCATACTAAGTCTCTAGGTGTGACAATTTCTCAAGATGGTATCGAAGCGCTGCTGGCTTTGACAGGCAATCATTTAATGATGGCAGCGACAGAGCTTGAAAAGCTGGCCCTTTATGCAGCCAATGAGCAAGTGATTGATGGAGCGATGGTCGATAAACTTGTACCAAAGAATTTCGATCAGAATGTATTCGATCTTGTAGATTATATTTTGAATGGGCAGAAGAAAAAGGCGGTTGAGCTTTATAAGGAGCTATTGATGCAGAAGGAAGAGCCTATTCGAATTTTGGCCGCAATTGCCCGGCAATACCGCATTATTCTGCAGGTTAAGAAGCTTAGCTCTCAAGGTTATGGGCAAATGCAAATCGCGTCAAAATTGAAGATGAGCCCATATCCGGTGAAACTCGCGCTGAAACGAATCAATCATTTCTCTGAAAAGAGCCTGCTCCGGGTTCTGGGACAGCTGGCTGAACTGGATTATCGGATGAAAACGGGGTTAGGAGATAAGGAAATACAGCTGGAATTATTTATCTTGCAATCATGA
- a CDS encoding ComE operon protein 2 — translation MERISWEQYFMAQSHLLALRSTCTRLMVGASIVRDNRIIAGGYNGSIAGGVHCVDEGCYVIDNHCVRTIHAEMNALLQCAKFGVPVDGAEIYVTHFPCLQCCKALIQAGIKTIYYAEAYKNHPYAEELFEQAGVRVVQVIVDPKWIDFHDTGKANLVSELIDKLRESGISEQEIAMYMQKAAELFPAQQQA, via the coding sequence ATGGAGCGTATATCCTGGGAACAATATTTTATGGCGCAAAGCCATTTGCTGGCTTTGCGCAGTACATGCACAAGATTAATGGTAGGCGCGAGCATTGTGCGCGATAACCGAATCATTGCCGGGGGATATAATGGCTCAATTGCTGGCGGTGTCCACTGTGTGGATGAAGGATGCTATGTCATTGACAATCACTGCGTGCGCACCATTCATGCGGAGATGAACGCATTGCTGCAATGCGCTAAATTCGGTGTGCCTGTTGATGGGGCCGAGATCTATGTGACGCATTTTCCTTGTCTTCAATGCTGTAAGGCATTAATTCAAGCGGGTATTAAGACGATTTACTATGCCGAGGCATACAAGAATCATCCCTATGCGGAAGAGTTGTTTGAGCAGGCTGGTGTGAGGGTGGTACAGGTTATCGTCGACCCGAAATGGATAGATTTTCATGACACCGGGAAGGCTAATCTTGTTTCAGAATTGATTGATAAACTCAGAGAATCGGGGATTTCAGAGCAGGAGATTGCGATGTACATGCAAAAGGCTGCTGAGCTATTCCCGGCACAGCAACAAGCATGA
- the yhbY gene encoding ribosome assembly RNA-binding protein YhbY: MLTGKQKRFLRSKAHSLQPIFQVGKGGVNENMIKQIGEALEVRELIKVSILQNCEEDRDTVAAELSKGARAELVQIIGNTIVLYKESRENKQITLP, from the coding sequence ATGTTAACAGGTAAACAAAAAAGATTCTTGCGTTCTAAAGCGCATTCACTTCAACCGATTTTCCAAGTAGGAAAAGGCGGCGTAAATGAAAATATGATCAAGCAGATTGGAGAAGCGCTTGAAGTAAGAGAGCTGATTAAGGTAAGTATTTTGCAAAACTGCGAGGAAGACCGTGACACGGTTGCAGCAGAGCTTTCAAAGGGTGCTCGTGCAGAGCTTGTACAAATCATTGGTAACACGATTGTGCTGTATAAAGAATCAAGGGAAAACAAACAAATCACTCTGCCTTAA
- a CDS encoding helix-hairpin-helix domain-containing protein: MNEQLAEIWQKHKKLLLGAALLMGLIFFFYNQTDEKAQNKNEKEQWAQVEEIIPSAKDEKAEKEEPSILKVDIKGAVQKPGVYEFKQGDRVTDVIGMAGGLSEAADSTQVNMAQLVEDEMVVYIPIVGEETQAVQAAADGMSGGGKEGALIDINKATLEELQELPGIGPSKAAAIIAKRDELGSFKTIEDLKLVSGIGEKTYEKLKDLISS, from the coding sequence ATGAATGAACAGCTCGCTGAAATTTGGCAAAAACACAAAAAACTCCTATTGGGAGCAGCTCTTTTGATGGGCTTGATTTTTTTCTTTTACAACCAGACAGATGAAAAAGCTCAGAATAAGAATGAAAAAGAACAATGGGCACAAGTTGAGGAGATTATACCTTCTGCAAAAGATGAAAAGGCAGAAAAAGAAGAGCCATCGATACTTAAGGTGGATATTAAAGGGGCGGTCCAAAAGCCAGGTGTTTACGAATTCAAACAAGGGGACAGAGTTACAGATGTTATTGGGATGGCAGGAGGCCTAAGCGAAGCCGCCGATAGTACACAAGTTAATATGGCGCAGCTGGTTGAGGATGAAATGGTCGTTTATATTCCTATAGTAGGAGAGGAAACGCAGGCGGTTCAAGCGGCAGCAGACGGAATGAGTGGAGGAGGGAAAGAGGGAGCCTTGATTGACATTAATAAGGCTACGCTTGAGGAATTGCAGGAGCTGCCAGGTATCGGTCCGAGTAAAGCGGCGGCCATTATCGCGAAAAGGGATGAACTAGGCTCATTTAAAACGATTGAGGACCTAAAGCTTGTGAGCGGGATAGGTGAAAAAACATATGAAAAGTTAAAAGACCTTATTTCAAGCTAG
- a CDS encoding class I SAM-dependent DNA methyltransferase — protein MSYQNFAYFYDNLMKDAPYEDWVDFVKEIAEKYSLSGRSILDVGCGTGELATRLCREGFEVTGVDLSEEMLEVAMAKASEAAVQIPYFHQDMRELSGLGQHDLVLIFCDSLNYLDGGEDIKKTFAAVSGHLKKEGLFLFDVHSLHKMETLFNDQVYADNGDDVSFIWNAWKGEKPYSVQHELTFFMYDEPSDAYVRFDEDHEQRTYPVEDYLKWLDESGFDCLEVIGDFRESPLDTAERIFFVCRMK, from the coding sequence ATGAGCTATCAGAATTTCGCCTATTTCTACGATAATTTGATGAAAGATGCTCCTTACGAAGATTGGGTGGATTTTGTCAAAGAAATTGCAGAGAAATACTCATTAAGCGGGCGGAGCATTCTTGATGTCGGCTGCGGTACAGGTGAATTGGCGACACGTCTCTGTAGAGAAGGCTTTGAGGTAACAGGTGTGGACCTCTCGGAAGAAATGCTTGAGGTTGCCATGGCAAAAGCCTCGGAGGCGGCCGTTCAGATTCCGTATTTCCATCAGGATATGAGAGAGCTTTCTGGTCTGGGACAGCATGATTTGGTCTTGATTTTCTGTGATTCCCTTAACTATCTGGATGGGGGAGAAGATATCAAGAAGACATTTGCTGCAGTAAGCGGGCATCTAAAGAAGGAAGGGTTGTTCCTATTTGATGTTCATTCCCTCCACAAGATGGAAACATTATTTAATGATCAAGTTTATGCAGATAACGGTGATGACGTCAGCTTTATTTGGAATGCCTGGAAAGGCGAGAAACCATATAGTGTTCAGCATGAGCTCACCTTTTTCATGTATGACGAACCGTCGGATGCTTATGTTCGATTTGATGAGGACCATGAGCAGCGTACATACCCAGTTGAAGATTATTTGAAATGGCTGGATGAGAGCGGATTCGATTGCTTAGAGGTCATTGGGGACTTCCGTGAATCTCCGCTTGATACAGCAGAGAGAATTTTCTTTGTGTGCAGAATGAAATAA
- the yqeK gene encoding bis(5'-nucleosyl)-tetraphosphatase (symmetrical) YqeK, producing the protein MDKTKALELVKQQLPEKRYIHTLGVVQSAKELAHRYGVDEDKAELAAIYHDYAKYRPLDEMEQIIKDDGLPADLLTANTELWHAPVGAVLVRREAGVEDEEILSAIRYHTSGRAQMTELEKVIYLADYIEPGRSFPGVDEVRELAARSLDEAVMKAIANTIAFLMSKQQTIYPDTFHAYNDFAMHKGGHRNE; encoded by the coding sequence ATGGATAAAACAAAAGCGCTTGAATTAGTCAAACAGCAATTGCCGGAGAAACGCTATATCCATACGCTTGGTGTGGTACAAAGCGCCAAAGAGCTGGCACACCGGTATGGAGTGGATGAAGATAAAGCAGAGCTTGCCGCCATCTACCATGATTATGCCAAGTATCGTCCATTGGATGAGATGGAGCAAATCATTAAGGATGATGGTTTGCCAGCTGATTTGCTGACGGCTAACACCGAGCTATGGCATGCTCCTGTGGGAGCAGTGCTCGTTCGAAGGGAAGCGGGAGTGGAGGATGAGGAGATTTTATCTGCCATCCGCTATCACACTTCTGGCCGTGCACAAATGACGGAATTGGAGAAAGTGATTTATTTAGCAGATTATATAGAGCCAGGGAGAAGTTTCCCGGGAGTAGATGAAGTGAGGGAGCTTGCCGCACGGAGTTTGGATGAGGCAGTGATGAAAGCGATAGCCAACACGATTGCCTTTTTAATGTCAAAACAGCAGACTATCTATCCGGATACCTTCCATGCCTATAATGATTTTGCCATGCACAAGGGAGGACATAGAAATGAATGA
- the comER gene encoding late competence protein ComER: MITGIIGTGNMGTILIESLITSGFLNQNRLIINNRTHVKAECLKEKYPGIHVAQSSVEIAKSANLIFICVKPHEIHPLIEIMEPHLTAEQCLVTITSPLSPKQLERMVPCSCARLIPSITNRAQSGASILTFGESCKEEWRAHLHQLAESFSRPLQIETQYTRVTSDIVSCGPAFFSYLARSFIDAAVLHTGINQEQATELTQSMLIGLGELLNQQYFTLPALQEKVCVKGGITGEGIKVLDKELEGVFKRLFEATEKKFEEDLGEIEEQFGVTYY, encoded by the coding sequence ATGATTACCGGCATCATCGGGACGGGGAATATGGGGACCATTTTGATTGAGAGCCTGATCACATCGGGTTTTTTGAATCAGAATCGATTAATCATTAACAATCGGACCCACGTTAAAGCGGAGTGTTTGAAGGAAAAGTATCCAGGCATCCACGTTGCCCAATCAAGTGTTGAAATAGCGAAAAGCGCAAATCTGATTTTCATTTGTGTTAAACCTCATGAAATACATCCATTGATTGAAATCATGGAGCCGCATTTAACGGCCGAGCAATGCCTTGTCACCATAACCAGCCCTCTTTCGCCTAAACAGCTTGAGAGAATGGTCCCGTGTTCCTGCGCACGGCTCATTCCATCTATTACGAACCGGGCACAATCGGGAGCCTCCATTCTTACATTCGGGGAATCCTGCAAAGAGGAGTGGCGGGCGCATCTGCATCAATTGGCTGAAAGCTTTTCAAGACCATTACAAATCGAGACTCAATATACAAGAGTGACATCTGATATCGTCAGCTGCGGACCTGCCTTCTTCAGTTACCTTGCAAGAAGTTTCATTGATGCGGCCGTTCTGCATACAGGAATAAACCAAGAGCAGGCCACTGAGCTGACGCAATCCATGCTTATCGGCCTTGGCGAGTTATTAAATCAGCAATACTTCACGCTGCCGGCCCTTCAGGAAAAGGTATGTGTAAAAGGCGGGATTACGGGAGAAGGCATTAAAGTGCTTGATAAGGAGTTAGAGGGGGTTTTCAAACGATTATTCGAAGCGACAGAAAAGAAATTTGAGGAGGACTTGGGAGAGATTGAGGAGCAGTTCGGTGTGACTTACTATTAA
- a CDS encoding DNA internalization-related competence protein ComEC/Rec2 yields MNTRFMHHLAVTAVFAVTASLYLNSYLIFTILFYFLFVFSRFPLRYCTFLFIFFVLFATYVLIIDRMNVSALSGKETVFSLQFTGMPSRDGDRLSGFARMESGEKLWVTYTIKSSDEARFLDRSILSGMSFMASGELTSPPKPTIENGFDFQTYLRYKRTHYILEMDKMSNLVEGNSGLVTKLSRLREQEIKRIRSYYPEPAGSFTEALIFGEQANLPHELYEQFQKLGIVHILALSGTQVSLVAVFFFYLCIRLGLSRSQAALSVAAVIPLYAIMTGLSPSIIRASSMATLFFLARAFGISLGGDKVLAICLILYLIFDPYQLFQAGFQLSFVLTYALVFSSIILRDKNGLTLLFLITAICQAVSLPFVVYHFYEISLVGFLSNLLFVPLFTFLLFPATAVVYGLVLFDFMKGPASSLLNLLYQLTERGANYISDIPFAVLLFGKPSLTIVAVIFLGLFVFLAHWEQRSRMLWLSGLLLVGVLFLQYNHSRFSSEGEVTFADIGQGDATLIKLPYDEGVYLIDAGGAMVFEKEKWAQREVEYDPGKAILVPFLKSKGIKRIDKFIVTHADQDHIGGGAVILQSFQVRELVIPFEQRENFKALPAIEQTVKQQIPIKEVRAGVSWSEEGAAFHILHPSMKEEEKNESSIVIKASMAGLDWLFTGDLGHGGEEELMSRAESVNVDILKVGHHGSKNSSSQPFIQAVSPMIAVISAGRNNRFGHPHQEVINTLEESKVSIYRTDQQGSISYRFFEGETGTLLTYPP; encoded by the coding sequence ATGAACACACGGTTCATGCACCATCTGGCTGTAACGGCCGTGTTTGCCGTTACAGCCTCTCTATATCTTAACTCTTATCTAATATTCACTATCCTCTTTTATTTCCTCTTCGTATTCTCGCGTTTCCCTTTACGATATTGCACGTTCCTCTTTATCTTTTTTGTCCTATTTGCAACGTATGTATTGATCATAGATCGAATGAATGTGAGTGCATTAAGCGGGAAAGAAACTGTTTTTAGCCTGCAATTCACAGGGATGCCTTCAAGAGATGGAGACCGGTTAAGCGGGTTTGCCAGAATGGAATCAGGCGAAAAATTATGGGTTACATACACGATTAAAAGCTCAGACGAGGCTCGCTTTCTCGATCGATCGATTCTCTCGGGAATGAGCTTTATGGCTTCAGGAGAATTGACCTCTCCGCCTAAGCCGACGATTGAGAATGGCTTTGATTTTCAAACGTATCTTCGTTATAAACGTACTCATTATATTCTCGAAATGGATAAGATGAGCAATCTGGTTGAAGGGAATAGCGGATTGGTGACAAAGCTCTCGCGTTTAAGGGAGCAGGAGATTAAACGTATTCGTTCCTATTATCCTGAACCAGCTGGAAGCTTTACGGAGGCATTGATATTTGGAGAACAGGCTAATCTGCCGCATGAGCTATATGAGCAATTCCAAAAGCTTGGTATTGTCCATATTCTGGCCTTATCTGGGACGCAGGTAAGCCTTGTCGCCGTTTTCTTTTTCTATCTGTGCATTCGCCTCGGTTTGTCCCGCTCACAGGCTGCTTTGTCTGTTGCAGCAGTCATTCCTCTTTATGCCATCATGACGGGTCTCTCTCCTTCCATTATTCGCGCTTCCTCAATGGCGACGCTCTTCTTTCTTGCGAGGGCGTTTGGGATTAGCCTTGGGGGAGATAAGGTTTTAGCCATTTGCTTAATCCTTTATTTAATCTTTGATCCTTATCAGCTCTTTCAGGCAGGCTTTCAATTATCTTTCGTGCTGACATATGCATTGGTTTTCTCCTCAATCATACTCCGTGACAAGAACGGGCTCACCCTTCTGTTTCTTATCACCGCTATCTGCCAGGCTGTCTCCCTGCCTTTTGTGGTCTATCATTTCTATGAGATTTCCCTCGTTGGCTTCCTCTCAAATCTTCTCTTCGTTCCCCTGTTTACATTTCTGTTATTTCCCGCGACTGCCGTTGTGTATGGGCTGGTTTTGTTTGATTTCATGAAAGGACCTGCTTCCTCTCTTCTGAACCTCTTATATCAGCTGACGGAAAGGGGAGCGAATTATATATCTGATATCCCCTTTGCCGTCCTTTTATTCGGAAAGCCCTCGTTAACAATTGTCGCTGTCATTTTTCTTGGGTTATTCGTGTTCCTTGCTCACTGGGAGCAGAGGTCAAGGATGCTATGGCTGAGCGGCCTACTTCTTGTTGGTGTGCTATTTCTTCAATACAATCATTCGCGCTTTTCAAGTGAGGGCGAGGTGACGTTTGCAGATATTGGACAAGGGGATGCGACGTTGATAAAACTGCCTTATGACGAGGGAGTTTACTTGATTGATGCAGGTGGGGCCATGGTTTTTGAGAAGGAAAAATGGGCACAGCGTGAGGTGGAATATGATCCTGGGAAGGCTATCCTTGTTCCTTTTTTAAAGAGCAAGGGAATCAAACGTATCGATAAATTCATTGTGACCCATGCTGATCAGGATCATATAGGCGGAGGAGCGGTCATTCTGCAGTCCTTTCAGGTACGGGAGCTCGTGATCCCCTTTGAACAGAGAGAGAACTTTAAGGCATTGCCTGCGATTGAGCAGACCGTTAAACAACAAATTCCCATTAAGGAGGTTAGGGCAGGGGTCAGCTGGAGTGAAGAGGGAGCTGCGTTTCACATCTTGCATCCTTCAATGAAAGAAGAGGAGAAGAATGAGTCCTCGATTGTGATTAAGGCATCAATGGCTGGTCTCGATTGGCTCTTTACCGGGGATTTGGGGCATGGCGGTGAGGAGGAGTTGATGAGCCGGGCAGAATCCGTTAATGTAGACATCTTGAAGGTGGGGCATCATGGGAGCAAGAACTCCAGTTCACAGCCGTTCATTCAGGCGGTGAGCCCGATGATCGCGGTGATTTCAGCTGGCAGGAACAATCGGTTTGGCCACCCGCATCAGGAGGTAATCAATACCCTGGAGGAATCAAAGGTATCGATTTACCGAACGGATCAGCAAGGGAGTATCAGCTATCGATTTTTTGAGGGGGAAACTGGCACGCTTTTGACCTATCCCCCATAG
- the aroE gene encoding shikimate dehydrogenase translates to MKKLYGVLGNPIEHSLSPLIHNDAFKRNGIEGDYLPFLVEEDALEKAVNGLKAIGAGGFNITVPFKESVIPYMDALDPFAKEVGAVNTAVIKDGVITGYNTDGPGFVKSLAPLIDYQFSGKKVLVIGGGGAARGIYCAMAKTEAGRVDIANRTLSAAHKIVSDCHNGKPSDVLSLADAEKSLSKYDIIIQTTSVGLSSLDESPISLLGIKEKTVVCDIIYNPLKTKFLREAEDNGAIIQTGVDMFVHQAALAFELWTGISPDCERMRELVLEKLGG, encoded by the coding sequence ATGAAGAAGCTGTATGGGGTGCTGGGGAATCCAATTGAACATTCACTGTCCCCGTTGATTCATAATGATGCATTCAAGCGAAACGGAATAGAAGGGGACTATTTGCCGTTTCTTGTTGAAGAGGACGCCCTTGAAAAGGCGGTCAATGGGTTAAAGGCTATTGGGGCAGGCGGCTTCAATATTACGGTTCCGTTCAAGGAGAGCGTCATTCCGTATATGGATGCGCTTGATCCATTTGCCAAAGAAGTGGGGGCTGTCAATACGGCTGTGATCAAGGATGGCGTTATTACCGGCTATAATACGGATGGGCCTGGCTTTGTCAAAAGTCTAGCCCCCCTTATTGATTATCAATTCAGCGGCAAAAAAGTCCTCGTCATTGGAGGCGGAGGAGCGGCCAGAGGAATTTATTGTGCTATGGCAAAAACGGAGGCTGGAAGAGTTGATATCGCGAACCGGACTCTTTCTGCTGCACACAAAATTGTATCTGACTGCCATAATGGCAAGCCGTCTGATGTGTTAAGCTTGGCTGATGCGGAAAAGTCGCTGTCCAAATATGACATCATTATTCAAACGACCTCGGTCGGTCTTTCTTCGTTAGATGAATCCCCCATCTCCTTATTGGGCATAAAAGAAAAGACAGTCGTCTGTGATATTATCTATAATCCGCTCAAAACAAAGTTCTTGCGTGAGGCAGAAGATAATGGCGCCATCATTCAAACCGGGGTCGATATGTTTGTTCATCAAGCGGCTCTTGCATTTGAGCTGTGGACAGGCATCAGTCCGGATTGTGAGCGGATGAGAGAATTAGTGTTAGAGAAATTAGGAGGATAA
- the rsfS gene encoding ribosome silencing factor, which produces MNEKELLQIAAKAADDKRAEDMIVLDMKGISLVSDYFIICHGNSDKQVQAIAREMKEKVEEAGFDVRKMEGFDEARWVLVDMGDVVAHIFHKDDRSYYKLERLWGDAPSLTAQELNI; this is translated from the coding sequence ATGAATGAAAAAGAATTATTGCAGATAGCGGCGAAAGCTGCTGATGATAAACGAGCAGAAGATATGATCGTGCTTGATATGAAAGGCATTTCACTTGTATCTGATTACTTTATTATTTGCCATGGTAATTCTGATAAGCAGGTTCAGGCCATTGCCCGTGAAATGAAAGAAAAAGTGGAAGAAGCAGGATTTGACGTGCGCAAGATGGAAGGCTTTGATGAAGCGCGCTGGGTATTGGTAGACATGGGTGATGTTGTCGCTCATATTTTCCATAAGGACGATCGCTCATACTATAAGCTTGAGCGCTTATGGGGAGATGCCCCTTCATTGACTGCGCAGGAACTGAATATATGA
- a CDS encoding nicotinate-nucleotide adenylyltransferase, translating into MKRVGILGGTFDPPHMGHLIVAEGIRDALRLDEIRFLPNNLPPHKAKTSTTNQERLDMLERSIKGNPYFQIDTIEWEREGLSYTIDTIKLLKEREPSAEWYFIIGADMIEYLPKWKQVDELASLVHFTGVKRPGYREETNYPVTMAEIPEISISSSLIRSKIREGKSIKYLVTEEVKLYIEENHLYG; encoded by the coding sequence ATGAAGAGAGTTGGCATTTTAGGCGGAACATTCGACCCGCCTCATATGGGCCATTTAATCGTGGCGGAAGGAATTCGGGATGCACTCAGGCTGGATGAAATACGTTTTCTCCCGAATAACCTCCCTCCCCATAAGGCCAAGACATCAACGACAAATCAGGAACGGCTGGACATGCTTGAGCGATCTATTAAGGGGAATCCATACTTTCAAATCGATACGATTGAATGGGAAAGGGAAGGTCTATCCTATACGATTGATACGATTAAGCTTTTGAAGGAAAGAGAACCTTCTGCAGAATGGTATTTCATTATTGGGGCGGACATGATTGAATATCTCCCGAAATGGAAACAGGTTGATGAACTGGCGAGTCTCGTACATTTTACGGGTGTGAAAAGGCCTGGTTATCGGGAAGAGACCAATTATCCCGTCACAATGGCAGAAATTCCTGAAATCTCTATTTCCTCTTCTCTTATTCGGTCGAAGATTAGAGAAGGGAAATCCATCAAATATTTAGTGACTGAAGAGGTCAAGCTATATATTGAGGAGAATCATTTATATGGATAA